The Diabrotica virgifera virgifera chromosome 4, PGI_DIABVI_V3a genome segment TATTTTGAAACGTACCCATAAGGCAATATATTTTAGTGTTATTTTAGACTGTACTCTTGATATTAGTTATAAGGAACAACTTTCATTTACATTAAGTTTATTAGATATTAATTATATCGACATCAATGAATCGACATGAAATTTAGGGAGCATTTTATTAGCTACCAAGTAGTTGAAGAATCAACAAGCTACTCATTATGAGATAGATAATAAAACaattaatgaatgattttcaATTGAATTTAGATTATTCTAGATGCAAAGGATATGCCAACGGCTGTAACATGAAAGGAAACAATAAAGGTGTACAAGCTCGTGTTTGCAAAGAATTTCTTTTTTTATGCCATGTGGATGTCAGTCCCTCCATTTAGTCATTGGGGATGCAGACATATCTTTTCTATTTGTTGACATTGTTGCATTTGTCTTTATCTTTTATctcgcttcttcgtcgcttgaacttcAAATGCGCTTGTTATGATATTCTTATAACTATTGTAATATTTCTTAAATACATATAATTTTACACAGTTGTTTATtgtgaaattttgattttttgtctatttttactatatttttttatttgctgttaatttgtatattcttatatgaaggggcgaCAAATTTTGTATTGCCCGGGGCGCTCGAAACTCTAGAACCGGCCctggcgccatctatccataattcgaaaaaatgtctggaataaaagttgcttatttttacgcaaagaatccaaatctgcaataaaaatttgggggtcccatttaagattttagagtaacctcccaccccacctctgttgggggtcgtgtttgataccaTCCGATagatttcgagtatttttaaggatagattattttttcgggacccccttaacgaacttccctgtgttaacaGCCAATATacggtagaggtacatctgcagggtaccaggtttctccccatatgataatatgacgcgctcgagtaactgcaaaaatccccgcttgggctccctacCACTATTACAAtgcggtttatagtacaaactatacatttaatatcaaaatagtggtAAATAGTATATACAGgctgtttggtaaataatgggccataacttaacctcagattcctgagattagaataggtcgatttaagctaacttaccttggtacaaaagTTGTTAAtcaccgaaatacagggtgtcaaagttaaacttttattttatttatttttgaatatttcctaacaggcatgggacaacaacacgaaaggGCCTAGCcaggtaagatggtgaaaagtgcccccaagccgattcgaattccatataggccactttttagcacatatagaggatatcactttctgaaatttttaaccccctaggtggtcacgtgacccccctagagcctaattaagctttttatgtttttattttttatctcagccgcatcgagagctagccaaaaactttatttaaaaaatttgtaagtttaaaaaagatctatatgaaaaaattttttttttaatttttggcgggaaattcgaatttttagaacaattttaaacttttaaataagtctgaaaaaaaaactaagacactcgtttttacgaaaatcaattataatgtgtatttttgcacaatctttcaccctgaaatttttcagatttttaaaattggtgaaacgtaccgtTAGAAAtgaaaaaccgcattttttcgcttttttcgggtattttttgaagaaaatccagtattaaaaatcagaaaaaaaattttgcgcatttagcataatttttagattgttcaataccttctatgtaaataatatattcttcattcttaacgataaaatcattagtttaagagatttttgaagttaaaaccGAAGGGATATAATGCATTACTCAAAAAAACTCTGCGTTTCATTTTAActtcagatatctcgaaaactaacgattttatcgttacgaattaagaatatattattttcatacaaagtattggagaatcgaaaaattgcactaaaatagcaattccgccagtgacgtagaatttaggaagggtcaaccaatcattctcccctgtcgtacgcctctggtagtagcctgaaacatttgtttaacataatttagtagggtgtatagtacctacacttgctgccaagtatgacaaggatatgtcgaACAGTTTTTTACTCTtagcgggaaattcgaatttttagaacgatttgaaaattttaaatgagtctATAAAAAACTAAGAAACTCGTTCTCACGAAAAtaaattataatgtgtatttttgcacaatattttaccttgaattttttcaggtttttaaaattggtgaaaagtagctttaaaaataaaaaaactcattttttcgcgttttttttttcagaaaacctaacaaaatcagaaaaaaaatgttttgcgaATTTAACACGAAGTGCTGCTGCTCTGAATTAGGTAAAGATACTAGATGGTTGTTTGTAGATGCTGTAAAAAATCAAATactaattttttcaattttttttttttcgtataaaaTGCACTGAAAATTCTGAAAACACTTTCTCACGTGTTTAACATAAAGGACTCTTGACCATAATATTTTAAGAGTCAATCAAATAGTCAAATAGataccataaaatatcaaaaatcgatttttcaaatatttcttatAATGCTATGTTTACAAAAAAGCCCCCATGAAACTCTAGAGTTCAGCCTTTACATTATTTCGGCGTATTCAGCTTAGTTTCACAGCGTGATATAATccatcaaaacaaaatatatagcaACATCTCAGGAGAGCGAAGTTTTCtgaagaagttatatttctattatatgatttcaatgaaatatatatatatatatatatatatatatatatatatattctaaacagtttatttgtattttgtttaaacattagaccaattttaatacttactactttcaaaaaaaaatttttaaaatatgtaatacCAAAGATTAAAAGTGGTCACCCATCCAAAACATAACTGCACTCGACACTGCTTGATTCCGGTTGTGGATCGACAACCGCTCAAGTCAGTAGGCTATGATGCGCGTATGTATCTAGGTAGCAGTGGAATAAAATTGACACCAAAATGACATTTAGTcagattatataaaaataattctcAACATTTTTACTGTGCAACATTTACTGAAATAAGTTCAATTcgtgtttttatttaaattaatttcagTAATAGATCTGGACACTtgaaatattgaaaacaaaaagTGGTTAAAAAGCAAATTGGAGTCTGTGGAGCCAAGCCGTTTAGCAGTCGTTTACGTGTTTTATCCATTCACAAAAAATACtggtaaaataatttttctttataataattttacgAAAGAATGACTTGTCTTTATTGCAGTCCTGTATGAAAATGTGTGTTTGTTTACAttgtaagtgaaaaaaaatgttgattagtTTATAAGGTGGCATATAATTTATGGTCTCATATAATATTTTTCATTGAATCTCAATTTGCGCTAATTTTTTAGTCTAATACTAACTTTAATCTATTTATTTCAGGTTAGTAATGTCTGATAGCACTAGTAAAGGCAAATCATACAAAAAGTGCATCAAATGCGGTGCCGATGAAAGAAAAGCTACGTCGTATAAAAAATTCATTGTGTCTGATTCTTTAGCCAATCAAATAAACCAAGTTTTGAATCTAAATAGTGCACTCGGTGATTACATCTGCAAATCTTGTTATACAACGTTTCAATTTTTAAACCCAAAACCAAAGGAACAACAGGATTCATCGCAACAAGAACAATGTTCACAAAGTAGGTACACAAACTGATAGTCAAGGTTCAGGACCGATTACTTTGTCACAATCTTCTAGCAATGTCTCAGAGTTCGTACTTGAAGAGTatcctaaagaagaagaagagtgtaTAGAATTGCCATTTCCTCGTCCTATTTCGACACATAAATATTGCTTCTTATGTGGAAAATCAACTATTATTGTCAATGTACCCTTTAATGCTCGCAAACAAGTCTTTACATCCAAGAAAATATTTATTCCTGATGGCAACCGGTGTTGTTCTACccatttaataaaaaaacgcTTTTTTGAAGATGAAATAAATAATATTCAAGTATATACACATTATagttcaattaaaaaatcagacGTCATAAAGCTTCTTGAAAACTTGAGAGTTGATATAGACAAAGAACTAACAGACAAAATTGGCGAGTGCTCTCTATCCGAAGAGCGTTTACTTATTTTTACTGGCTTAACTTGGGAAAATATTATTAGGCTACGTGATATGATGACGTCACTGAGAAATACGGAATCGAGAAATATAATTCAAGCATTGGTCGTATTTCTTTTTAAATTACGATCAGGAAACTCAAACAACAAAATTGCAGCTGTACTTGGACTTGAGCGCCCTCAACAAGTATCGGATTTTTCTGCATCGATTTTAAGTTCTTTTGAGAAAGATGTTTAGCCATCTCGTTTTGGAATTCAAGCTGCTAATCGACAACATTTAATCGACCAAACCGCGCCGGTTGccaaaatattgtatgatattcgGGGCGACCAGCTAGGTCTCGTATGTGATGGCACATATCTCCGTCACGAGAAAAGCAGTAATAATGAATATCAAAGAAAATCATACTCTGGACAAAAAAAAGCTCCTCTGTGTAAACCTTTTACAATTTGCACTACCAATGGCTACATCATAGACATACTCGGCCCGTACTATGCAACTGACAACGATGCTAAAATTCTTGAGAGTATTCTCAATGACCCAAATGGATTGATAACGCTTTTGCAGGAAGgagataaattttttttggatagaGGGTTCCGCGACGTTATACAAAAACTGTCAAACCTTCAATTTCAAGCACTGATGCCTGCATTAAAGGGAAAAAGGAAGCAACTCACAAGTATAGAAGCCAATGAGTCACGTATGGTTACAATGGTTCGTTGGGTTGTCGAAGCTGTACATGGTGTAATAAGCCAAAAGTATAAACTTCTGCATAATCAGTTCGATAACAAGATGATTCCCAACGCAGCTCTATATTGTAAGATAGCGGGTTTTTTGATAAACACATTTGGAAAGAGATACGTTTCCGAAGTTTCAAGTAAAAACGAAATAATTGCACAAatcaacaaaataaaaagtttagaGAATACGTTGCTTCAAGAATGTGAAGAAAATAGATGGGGTAGGCGGAAAACTTTATTTCAACCACTCCAGTCCAATGATGTTTTAGATTTCCCCGAAATGACAGAACAAGATTTAATAACTTTCTTCACAGGTACATATCAACTGAAACAATCAATTTCATATTTGGCCGAGTTAATTACTGAAGATAATAAAGTGGATCTACAGTTCTTGAAAGAAACTGCAGACATAATTAAAATTCAAGTTCGTTCGAGACATATAAAGGCTAAAACATACAACTGTTACATTCACTATCAGCCTCATTCAATTGGTACCAGTGGAATCAAACGCCATTATTGCGATTGCGCAAATCGTGCCAGAACAATAGGATGTTGCTCACATGTAGCCGCTATCATCTACTACTTATCAAATGCAAGATATCTAGCTAAAATTGTAAATCCAGCAAAAATACTAACAAACATATTTGATTCCAATGTTATACCTGTTATAAATGAAGACAGTGATGAAGATTGAATGCAAAAACGATATTAAACTATTGCAACAGGGCCATTTCGCTCCCTACAAAAAATATAAGTAAGTACTTTTTTTAATGTTAGCAATGGAAAACTTTTTTCAACATAGGTtattaaattaagttaaaaatTTTAGATTACGAGGTCAAACAATTATTTCGACGTAACTCTCCAATGCTCAATCAATAGTGTCCAAATAGTGTTCCGTCATCATCTAGTATAACATAGAACAATGTCCAAGTGGCTTGGTCCCGGCTAGGATTTGTAACAGTTTCTAGCATCGGCGTCGACTGTATATTCAatttatgtattataatattatgtatattgttGCACTTATGTAAATAACTTcaataaatatcttttttaaaataCTGTTATAACTAATACGTACTATTAAGTGGGttctataatattattatagAATGTATTCATTATGTATATcgtttataaatatacagggtgtttcattaataattagaaatattttaatagtAGATTCTTGGGCTCAAAAGATTAAGATCCAATAACCAAatacccaaatcacttaaataaaatgtggctagttacaaggtgttttattaatcaattaaaaaattatatttgtacccagtactttaagattgtttgacatatccttgtcatatttggcagcaagtgtaggtactatacaccctactaaattatgttaaacaaatgtttcaggctactaccagaggcgtacgacaggggagaatgattggttgacccttcctaaattctacgtcactggcggaattgctattttagtgcaatttttcgattctccaatactttgtatgaaaataatatattcttaattcgtaacgataaaatcgttagttttcgagatatctgaagTTAAAATGAAACGCAGAGTTTTTTTGAGTAATGCATTATATCCCTTCggttttaacttcaaaaatctcttaaactaatgattttatcgttaagaatgaagaatatattatttacatagaaggtattgaacaatctaaaaattatgctaaatgcgcaaaattttttttctgatttttaatactggattttcttcaaaaaatacccgaaaaaagcgaaaaaatgcggtttttcatttctaaaggtacgtttcaccaattttaaaaatctgaaaaatttcagggtgaaagattgtgcaaaaatacacattataattgattttcgtaaaaacgagtgtcttagtttttttttcagacttatttaaaagtttaaaattgttctaaaaattcgaatttcccgccaaaaattaaaaaaaaaattttttcatatatatcttttttaaacttacaaattttttaaataaagtttttggctagctctcgatgcggctgagataaaaaataaaaacataaaaagcttaattaggctctaggggggtcacgtgaccacctagggggttaaaaatttcagaaagtgatatcctctatatgtgctaaaaagtggcctatatggaattcgaatcggcttgggggcacttttcaccatcttacccggctaggccctttggtaagtggtgctggtactgtacaccctactaaattatgttaaacaaacggttctggctactaccagaggcgaatggttgacccttcccaaattctacgccactcgCGGAATAtatattttagtgcaattttttttaCTCTCCAATACTTTATTATACAAAGccattacttttcgagatatttgaagctaaaacgaaggagcataaaacattaaccaaaataagtgtgccttttcattcaaatatttcgaaaactcaTGACTTTACCGTTacgaataaaaagtatattatttgcagagaaagtattgcagaatctaaaatttatgctaaaatagcagtttcatcagtggcgtagatcATCcgttcactttcccctgtcgtacgcctcgggtagtagccagaaacgattattcaactaatttagtagggtgtacaatgcctacattttctgccaagtatcacacggatatgtcaaattattttaaaagtatttttttaaataatttattctttatttaaaactttaagaactttaaaaactatttgacatatccttatggtacttggcagaaagtgtaggtactgtacaccctactaaattatgttaaataatcgtttgttgttaataccagaggcgtacgacaggggaaagtgaatggttgacccttcccacattctacgccactgataaaact includes the following:
- the LOC126883414 gene encoding uncharacterized protein LOC126883414, whose amino-acid sequence is MQAGSGLQNNSARKKYQLPGSANAQLWRLVMSDSTSKGKSYKKCIKCGADERKATSYKKFIVSDSLANQINQVLNLNSALGDYICKSCYTTFQFLNPKPKEQQDSSQQEQCSQTANRQHLIDQTAPVAKILYDIRGDQLGLVCDGTYLRHEKSSNNEYQRKSYSGQKKAPLCKPFTICTTNGYIIDILGPYYATDNDAKILESILNDPNGLITLLQEGDKFFLDRGFRDVIQKLSNLQFQALMPALKGKRKQLTSIEANESRMVTMVRWVVEAVHGVISQKYKLLHNQFDNKMIPNAALYCKIAGFLINTFGKRYVSEVSSKNEIIAQINKIKSLENTLLQECEENRWGRRKTLFQPLQSNDVLDFPEMTEQDLITFFTGTYQLKQSISYLAELITEDNKVDLQFLKETADIIKIQVRSRHIKAKTYNCYIHYQPHSIGTSGIKRHYCDCANRARTIGCCSHVAAIIYYLSNARYLAKIVNPAKILTNIFDSNVIPVINEDSDED